The genomic stretch TGTGGTGGAGGGTCTCCATGTGGATCGGGTCGTACAGGTTGTCGACCCCGAGGAGCTGCTCGCAATGGGCGATCCCCTGCTCGGTGAGCGTGACGGCCTTGGACTTCTCGTCCACGATGTAGTCCCCGACCTTCACCGCCTCGATCTCCGACAGCTTGCCCTCGACGATCGTCGCCGCCCGCTTGAGCTTCGGGATGGTCCGGTCGATCTTGAAGTACTTGTCCGTGGACTCTTCCGCAGGCCCGGAGATGATCAGCGGGGTCCGTGCCTCGTCAATGAGGATCGAGTCCACCTCGTCCACGATCGCGTAGTGCAGCTCCCGCTGGACCAGCTCCTCCAGCGAGAAGCGCATGTTGTCCCGGAGGTAGTCGAAGCCGAACTCGTTGTTGGTCCCGTACGTGATGTCCGCCAGGTACGCCTCTCGGCGCGAACAGGGGTGCAGGTTGGCGAGCCGAACGTCCTTGGAAGGGTACGTCGGGTCGTAGAGGAAGGATGCCTCGTGTTGGATCGCCGCGACCGAAAGCCCGAGGGCGTGGTAGATGGGCCCCATCCACTGGCAGTCACGGCGCGCCAGGTAGTCGTTGACCGTGACGATGTGGACCCCGCGGCCCGTGAGCGCGTTCAGGTACGCCGCGAGCGTGGCCACGAGGGTCTTTCCCTCGCCGGTCGCCATCTCGGCGATCTTCCCCGCGTGGAGGACCATCCCCCCCAGGAGCTGGACGTCGAAGTGACGCATGCCGACGCTGCGCCGCGCCACCTCCCGGCACACGGCGAAGGCCTCGGCGAGCAGGTCGTCCAGTCCCTCGCCGTCGGCAACCCGCTTCCTGAACTCCCCGGTGTTGGCGCGGAGCGCCGCATCGGAAAGCGGGTGCAGCGACGGCTCCAGGGCGTTGATGGCGTCGACGAGCGGACGCATCCGCCGAATGTCCCGCTCGTGTTTGGTGCCGAAGAGTGACCGGAGGACCCGGGCCAGCATCTCAAGCCCTCATTCTACACCACTCCAAGGCGAAGAAAACAAAACCCCCGGCCGCGCGCGCGGCCGGGGGGTGTCAGACTCGCGTCCGGTCACATCTTCACGACTTTGGTCGCCTGAAGGCCCTTCGGGCCCTGCGTGAACTCGAACTCGACCCGTTGCCCTTCGGAGAGGGTCTTGAAGCCCTCACCCTGGATGGCGGAGTAATGAACGAAGACGTCCTCACCCTCCTCCTGCTCGATGAACCCATAGCCTTTCGCGTCGCTGAACCACTTGACCTTCCCCACCTTCCCCATGCGTCGCTTTCCTCCTCTTCGTCAAACGGTGAAAAAATCGCCAGGTAGTATAGGAACGGGCTAAGGCCCTGTCAAGCGGGAAATGCCTCAGCGGGAGACGGCGCTCCGCGCCGCCGCGAACAGCTCCCGCGCGTGCCGGCGTGCCGTCGTCGTCACCTGCTCACCCCCGAGCATCCGTGCCAGCTCCTCCACACGCGCGGCCTCGTCGAGAACCTCCACCCGCGTCCGCGTCCTGCCCCCGCGCACCAGCTTCTCGACCCTGAGGTGGTGGCTCGCGTAGGCGGCGATCTGGGAGAGGTGCGTCACGCAGAGCACCTGGCGGTGGCGGGCCACCAGCGCCAGCTTCTGCCCGACTTGGTCGGCCACCCGACCCCCGATCCCCGCGTCCACCTCGTCGAAGATCATGACCGGGATCCGGTCGGCCTCGGCCAGGATGACGGTGAGGCCCAGCATGGTGCGCGACAGCTCGCCCCCCGACGCCACGCGGGCCAGGGGCTTCAGCTCTTCCCCCGGGTTGGGCGAGAGCTGAAACTCCGCGTGGTCGACACCGCGCGCGGCCACGCGCCAGCCCTCGGGCCCGGCGGTGAGCTGGTCGGGCGCCGCCGCTTCGCGGCGGAGCACGATCGCGAAGCGCGCCTTCTCCATCCCGACGGCGCGCAGCTCGCGCTGGATCAACCGCTCGAGGCGCGCCGCGGCGTCCCGGCGCAGCTCGGAAAGTCCGAGGGCCTCCTGCCCCGCTACCTCGGCCAGCTTCGCGAGCCCGGCCTCGCCCGTGGCCAGGACTTCCTCGTGGTGCTCGAGGCGCTCAAGGTCGGCGCGAATCCGGTCCCGGTAGGCGAGGATCGCCTCTCCGCTGTCGCCATACTTGCGCTTGAGCTTGGCCAGCACGTCGAGCCGCGCGTCGATCTCCTCCAGGCGCTCGGGGTCGAAGACCACGCGGTCGCGCAGCGGCCGGAGCTGCGCCAGCGCCTCGTCGAGGTGGAGCTGGGAGGTCTCGAGCATCGGGAGCGGCGCGGCCAGCTCGGGATCGATCCGCGCCAGCTCGCCCAGGAGCTGCGCGGCGCGGGCCAGCCCGGTCGTCGCCGACTGGGGATCGTCGTAGAGATGCGCCATCACGCGGTTCAGCCCTTCGGCGAGTCGCTCGGCGTGCTGGAGGCGGCGGCGTTCGCTCTTGAGCGCCTCCTCCTCGCCGGGCTTGATCCGGGCGGCCTCGATCTCGGAGAGCTGGAAGCGGAAGAGGTCTTCCTGCTGCGCTCGGTCGCGCTCCGAGACGCGGAGCTGCGCCAGCGCGGCTCGGGCCTCCTGCCACTCGCGGACCAGGGCGTCGACCCGGCCCCGGAGCTCGTCGGCCTCCGCGAACCGGTCGAGGAGCTCGAGTTGACGGGCCGGCTCCATGAGGCGCTGGTGAGCGTGCTGGCCGTGGATTTCCACGAGGTGGTCGCCCAGCCGTTCCAGCAATCCGAGGGTGACAGGCGAGTCGTTGACGAACGCGCGGCTCCGGCTCGAGCGGGCCAGTTCCCGCCGCACGATGAGAAGCCCGTCCTCGGCCCCGAGCCCGGCTTCCTCGAGGAGCGCGGGGACCGAACCGTCGGGCGCCGCATCGAAGACGGCTTCCACGGTTGCACCGTCTGCATCCGAACGGATCAGGTCGGGATGCGCCCGGGCGCCGAAAAGGAGGAGCAGGGCATCGAGGAGGATGGACTTGCCCGCCCCGGTCTCGCCGGTGAGGATATTGAGGCCCGGGGCGAACGGCACCGTGACCGCCTCGATCACGGCGAGGTTCTTGATCCTCAGCTCACGGAGCAACTAGCGCTCGCCCCACTTGAGCTTGGTGCGGAGAACCGAAAAAAAATGCTTCTCGGGGAAGCGGACCAGCCGGATCCGAGACGCGGCGCGGCGGATCTCGACCGTGTCCCGCGCCGCGAGGGCGTACCCGACCTGCCCGTCCAGCGTGAGCATCACCTCCTGGTTCTCGGTCAGCAGCGTGACCTCGATCCGGAGGTTCGCGGGGAGCACGATCGGGCGGTTGGTCAGCGTGTGCGAGCAGATCGGGGTCAGGGCCACGGCGTCCATGCTGGGATAGACAATCGGGCCACCCGCCGAGAGGCCGTAGGCCGTGGACCCCGTCGGCGTCGAGATGATCAGCCCGTCCGCCCGGTAGTCGGTGGCCGCCTGCCCCTCGACCGCCACGGCGAGGTCGATGATTCGGCTCATGGCTGACTTGGTGATCACGACGTCGTTGAGGGCGACGTATTCGGGCGACCAGGCGCCCTGGCGGAGGACGCGCGCGGCAAGCATGATGCGCTCCTCGGTACGCATCCGCCCGGCGAAGAGCGCCTCCAGGGCCGGGTACAGCTCGTCCAGGGTCGTGGCGGTGAGGAAGCCGAGGCCCCCAAGGTTCACGCCGAGGATCGGGACCCCGAGGTCGCCCACGAGCCGCGCGACCGAGAGAAGGGTGCCGTCGCCGCCCAGGACCACGAGCACGTCGACCTGGCCGGGGAGGTCCGACTTGGCGACAGCCGACGTCGCCGTCGGCACCAGCGCCGCGGTCTCCTTTTCGAGCAGCGCCTGCTTGCCGTGAGCCTGGAGCCAGCGGGCCAGCTCTGGGACCACCTCCCGAGCCTCGAGCCGGTCCGGCTTGGCGACGATCCCGACCCGCTTCACGGCGTGCCTCCATCAGCAACGACTCGAGTGATGAGCGCCTCCAGCTCGGGTTGCGTGCGCCCGCCGAGCGACATGTGGAAGAAGAATTCGCGATTCCCTTTGGGCCCTCTGAGCGGGGATGGAGTTACGCCGAGCACGCGCCAGCGGCGGAGCAGCGCGAAGCGGGCCAGCCGGACGAGCACGGCCCGGTGCTGGGGCGGGTCCCGCACGACCCCGCCCTTGCGCACCTGGCCACGCCCGACCTCGAACTGCGGCTTCACCAGCGCGATCACCTCGCCAGGCGGCACGAGGCACGCGAACACGGCGGGAAGCACCTTCTCGAGGGAAATGAAGGAGACGTCCACGGTCGCGAGGTCCGGTTGCGGTGAAAATGCACCAGGGATCAGGTAGCGTGCGTTCACCCTCTCCATGGCCACGACACGCGGGTCGCGGCGGAGGCGCTCGTCCAGCTGCCCCGTCCCGACGTCCACCGCGTACACCTGCCGCGCCCCGCGCTCGATCAGGCAGTGGGTGAACCCCCCGGTCGATGCCCCTACGTCCATGCAGACGCGCCCCTCCACCGAGACCCCAAAGGTGTCGAGGGCGTGCCGCAGCTTCTCCCCGCCCCGGCTCACGAAGGCGGCCACGACCTGCACCTCGATCGGGGCTTCCACCCTCACGCTGAGGCCGGCCTTGTCCACCCGTTCCCCCGCGACCCGCACGAGCCCGGCCAGGATCAACCGTGCGGCCTCCTCGCGGCTCCTCACCAGACCACGTTCCACCAGGAGGCGGTCGAGGCGCGCCTTGAGCGTCACGTGCCCTCCCGGCACCACAGGGCGATCCGCTCGCGCATGGCCTCCACGAGCGCGCGCGCCCGGTTCCGGTCCGCCGACTCCCCGATCACCTGAAAACAGCCGCGGTCCGGGTCGGGAATCGCCGCCACCCACGCCTCGTCGAGCCGGAGCCGCACGCCCTCCACGAGCTCGAGCGTCTGTCCCTTGCCCTCCTCGAGGAGCCGCCGCATTACCGTCCCCTTCGACTCGTTGGGGCACGGGACCTCACCCCGCACCAGATGGCTCTCCGGGATCTCGCGCGCGAGCTCGTTGAGCCGGACCCCCACCCGGGCCATCATCTCCAACAGCCTGACGACGGATCCCAGGCCATCGAAGGCCGGCTGGAAGGCCGGGAAGATGAAGCCGCCTTGCTCCTCGCCCACGAGCCGAACTCCGTCGTGGAACGCCGCCTCGGTGAGAGCCTTGGGGCTCGACGGCGACCGGAGGACGGTGAAGCCGTGTTCGGCCGCGAGCTTCTCGATCACCTGCGAGGCGGTAACCGGGACGACGATGGTCCCGCGCTCGTGGGTGCGCACGGTCAGGAGCGTGATCAGCGCCAGCGCGAGGTCGCCCGAGAGGATCTGCCCCGTCTCGTCCACGAGGAAGACCTTCTCGCCACCCGTGTCGAGGAGCACGCCCACGTCGGCGCTCAGCGTCCGGACGATGTTGGAGAGCTGCTCGAGGGAACGCTGGAACTCGTCCGCCGTCTTGGTGATCCGCGATTCGTCCAGGTACGCGTTGAGCGAGATCACCTCGACGCCGAGCTCTCCGAGGATGGCCGGGAAGATGGCCGAGGCCGACCCGAAGGCGTAGTCGAGGACCATCTTGAAGCGGCCCTTGCGGATCGGCTCTTTGTCCACCGTGCGCAGCATCCCCGCCTGGTAGCGCTCGGTCCCCGCGTGCGGGAACGAGAGCACACCGGTGTCGTCCATGGGCGCCCGGTAGAAGTCTTCGCCGAAGAAGAGCCGCTCGATGGCCTTCTCGCGCTCGGGGGAGCAGTCGAGCCCGCGGTGGTCGAAGAACTTGATGTCGATCAGCTCCGGGTCGTACGGCGACCGCCTCACGTGGGTGCCACCGGCCAGACCGAGGGCCGGGATCTGATAGCGGACCACAGGGATCGGGGCCACGCCCAGATCCTGGACATCCACTCCGACGGAGAGCAGTCCCGCCATGAGCGCGCGGTTGATCATCCGGGAGGCCTTGTGGTGATCGCGGCTGGTGACCACGCTCCGCCGCTTGCCGAGGGCCGCGCCGAAGGCGGCGCCGAGCTTGGACGCGAACTCGGGGGAGATCTCGACGTTGGCCAGGCCCGTGATCCCGTAGCGCCCAAACAGCGACCGCGACCACCGCTCGCCCCACACCAGGCTGACCGCCAGCGTGGCCCCGTCCTCCACTTCCTTGTACGGCCAGACCTTCGCGTTCGCCTTCACCACGCTCCGCTCGCCGATCTTGGAGAAGTCTCCCACCACGACACCCTCGGCGACGAAGGCGCGCGACCGGATAACGGCGCTGCGACCGACGGTCGCTTCCTTCAGCACCGCGCCGGGGCCGACCTCCACGCCTTCCCAGAGCACGCTCCCGTCGATCTCGACGCCCTCGCCGATCACCGTTCCAGGTCCGAGCACCGACCGCGTGATCTGGGCGCGCGCCCCAACGCTCGCGCCGCGCCCCACGACCACACCCGCCGCGAGCTGGGCCGTCGGGTCCACGCGCGCATCCGCGTCAAGCCACACCGGGTCGGTCGGGGAGCCTGTTCGGGACCCCGGGATCTCGACCTTGAGCTTGCCCTGGAGAAGATCCAGGTGCGCGACCCGATACTCCACCAGGTTTCCCACATCACGCCAGTACCCCGCGGCCACGAAGCCATACGGCGCGCGACCCGCTCCGAGCAAGGCTGGGAACAGCTCCTTGCCGAAGTCGTGGGGCCGGTGGGCCGGAATCGCGTCGATGACCGAAGGCTCGAGCACGTAGATTCCGGTATTGATGGTGTCGCTGAAGACCTCGCCCCAGGACGGTTTCTCCAGGAAGCGCGTCACGCGGGCGGAGGCGTCGGTGATCACGATGCCGTACTGGAGCGGGAGCTCGACCCGGGTGAGGACCATGGTGGCCTCGGCCCTGGCCTCCCCATGAAAGCGGACGATCCGCCCCAGGTCGAAGTCGGTGAGCACGTCACCCGAGATCACCAGCACGGGCTCCCCCAACTGGGCGGCGGCGAACCTGACGGCCCCCGCGGTGCCTAGGTCGGCGGGCGGCGTCACGTACGTCATCTTCACTCCCCAGCGACCGCCGTCGCCGAAGTAGCTGGTAACCGCCTCGGGCAGGAAGTAGAGGAGCACGAGCAGGTCGTTGAGCCCGTGGGTGCGGAGCAACTTCACCGTGTGCTCCAGGATCGGGACGTTGCCCACAGGTACCATCGGCTTGGGGATGTGAGCGGTGAGGGGTCGGAGCCGGGTTCCGAACCCGCCTGCCATGATGACGGCCTTCATGAGGAGTCCTTTACGCAGAGGGACAATCAGACCGATTATACAGGACTCGATCCGACCCTGTCCGCTGACAACCGTCGGACGCTCATGCGGGTGGCCGCTGAGCGACCGGCGTGATCGCTCCGCAGGGCCAAGGCTACCAGGAGCGACGCCGGCGACGCGGGAGTAGCGCTGCCAAAAGCACGAGCCCGGCCACGAACCCCCCGATGTGCGCGAACCACGCCACGCCGCCACGCTCGCCGCTTCCGAACGTGATCAAGCCGTTCATGAACTGGACAACGATCCAGAACCCCAGGACGATCATCGCCGGGATCGGAACGATCCGAATGAAAAACCCGAAGGTGACCAGGGTCAGGACGCGGGCGTGCGGGAACAGGACCAGGTAGGCCCCGAGGACGCCGGAGACGGCTCCGCTGGCGCCGATCATGGGGACGGTCGAGGTCGGTCCGACGGCGGTCTGGGCCACGGCCGCCGCCACGCCGGAGAGGAGATAGAAGCCGATGAAGCGCCCGTGCCCCAGGGTGTCCTCGATGTTGTTGCCGAAGATCCAGAGGTAGAGCATGTTGCCCGCGATGTGAAAGAGCCCGCCGTGCAGGAACATGGAGGTGAAGATCGTGACCAGCGGCGCCGGGGAATCGCCGGGGACCACGCAGGCGCCTGTGAGCCGGCAGGGTACCAGCCCGAACTCCAGGACGAACGCCTGGGCGGCCGGGAACGCGCGCGGATCGGCGCCCACCTCCAGCGAGACCTGGTAGAGGAAGGCCAGGACATTGGCCGCGATGAGCGCCACGGTCACGACGGGAAGCGTGCGCGTGGGGTTGTCGTCCTTCAGGGGGATCACGACTGCTAACGCGGCGAAGGGCGAAGCGCGACGATCGTCGGGCTCGCCAAGTAGGTCTGCGCCACCCGCCGGATGTCATCCGACGTGACGGCCTCGACGCGCGCAACATAGCGATCGAGGAAGTCGTGCCCGACCCCTTCGACCTCGAAGAAGGCCATGTACCAGGCCTCCCGCGCATTCGTCCGGCGGTCCAGAGCCAGGGCGCCGAGGAGGTAGGCCTTGGCGCGGCGGACTTCCTCTGGCGAGGCCGGCTCTGTCCGGATGCGCTCCACCTCGCGCGCGATCCCTTCCTCGGCGCGGGCGAGGTTCGCGGGGGCCGTCCCCATGTGGATCACGAAGTGGCTCGCGTCGCGGCGCGACGGATAGAAGGCGCCGACGACGTAGGCCAGACCCTGGCGGTCCCGGAGCTCGGCGAAGAGGCGCGCCGCCATCCCGCCCCCGAGGAGGGCGCTGAGCACCTTGACCGCCGGGTAATCAGTGTGGGTCAGCGCCGGCACGAGGTAGCCAAACAGCACCTGAGCCTGAGCGGCGGGGCGCTCGACAACCCGCCGCGACGGCTCGGGCGGTCGGATCGGTTGCGGAGGGTCGGCCTCGCCGGTTCCGCCGGCCAGGTCGCCGAAAATCCGGGAGACCTCGTCCAGCACCGCCCGCGCCGGAACCTGGCCGCTGACCGCCAGCACCATGCGGTCGCCGCGGTAGTGCCGGCGGTAATGCGCCAGGAGCGCGGCCTGGTCCAGGCGCTCGACGATGTCTCTGAGCCCGAGACCGGGCAGGCCGTAGGGATGGGGACCGTAGAGGGTCTGGAGCAGCGTGTCCAGGGCGAAGGGGAACGGCTGGTCCTGCCGGCTCTGGATCTGGCTCAGAATGGGTCGGCGTTCGCTCTCGATTTCCCCGGGAGGGAAGGTCGGGCGCAGCGCCACGTCCGCGATCAGCTCCAAAAGCTCGCGCCAGTGACGCGCGAGGGCGGTCCCGCGGATCTCGGAGAAATCGGTGTCACCGGAGGCTCCCAGGCTACCCCCGATGCCCTCGCCCGCCTCGGCGATCTCGAGGGCGGATCGACGCGTGGTGCCTTTCACGAGGACCTGCTGAAGCAGGTTCGAGATGCCTGCGGTCTCGGGCCGCTCCCAGCGCCTGCCCATCCGCACCTGGAGCGAGACCGCCACCACCGGCGCCGTCGGATTCTCGCGAACCAGTACCGTCAGCCCCGAGGCGGCGCGCTCCCGAACCACCGCGGGGGCGGCGGCCGGAGCGCCCAGCGGCGGACGCGGGAGCCCCAGCGCGGCCAGGGTGAGGAGAAAGGTCCGGCGCCCAATTCGCTGAATTCCCCCCGGCATGGGGGAGTAGAGGATCGGCCCGCGAGTACACCTCATGCCGGACCCCGCTCGGGATCGCTCCCGGACATCCTCCGCTTCGCGCGAGCCACCACCTCGTCGACGAACTCCCGCGCCTGGCCGAGGTACCGGTCGGGTTCGAGGAGGCGATCCAGCTGTTCGGGACCGAGGCGGCCGGCCACCCGCGGGTCGCCCAACAGGAGCTCCCGAAACGACAGGTCCTTCTCGTAGGCCGCCATGGCGGCCTCGTACACCACGTCGTGCGCCGTCTGCCTTCCGAGGGTCTCCCCGAGCCGGAGCATGACGGCCTCGGAGCAGAGCATTCCGCCGAGCAGATCCAGGTTCTTCGCCATCCGGTCGGGCCGCACCGTGAGCCCTCGGAAGATGTGCAGGGACCAGCGAAGCGCCGCCCCCAGGAGGCAGGCCGACTCGGGGACCAGAAACCAATCGGTCCTCGAGGCGCTCGTGTCGCGCTCGTTGAGCTGGACCATCGCGTCGAGGGCGGCGGCGGCGGGCTGACGCAGGAGCCTCGAGATGGCAACGACACGCTCCGAGTGCGCCGGGTTCCGCTTGTGGGGCATCGTGGAGCTCCCCACCTTCCCGTGCGTGAACGGCTCCTCCACCTCGGCCATCTCGGTGCGCTGGAGCACCATGACCTCGTTGGCCATTTTCCCGAGGGTCGCGCCGATCAGCCCCGCCAGCCCCACGAACTCGGCCACGCTGTCCCGCGCGGTGTGCCATGCCACGGGCGGAACCCCGAGGCCCAGGCGCTCGAGCGTGAACTGCTGGACCTCGCGGGCCCGGGCGCCGAACCCGGCGAGGGTTCCGACCGCGCCCGCGAGCTGCCCCACGAGGACGCGCGGCGCGCTCTGGTCGAGACGTTCCCGGTGACGCAGGCACTCGGCCACCCACACCGCCACCTTGAAGCCGAAGGTGATCGGGAGCGCGTGCTGGCCGTGGGTTCGGCCGGCCATGACCGTGTCGCGGTGGCGCTGGGCCAGATCAGCGAGGCACTCGATCAGCGCGACCAGGTCCCCGCGGAACACGCGGTACGCCGCCTTGAGCTGGAGCACGAGCCCGGTGTCCAGGATGTCCTGGGTGGTCGCGCCCCAGTGGACGTACTCCCCGGCGGGCCCGGCGACGCGAGCCAGCTCCCGGATCAGCGGCACCAGCGGGTGGACGGTCTCAGCCAGGCCTCGCTTGACCGCGCCCAGATCGAGGAGCTCGAGCTTCGCCTTTGAGCGGATCTCGGCGGCCGCCGACGCCGGGATCAAGCCCACCGCGGCCTCAGCCTCGGCCAGGGCGGCCTCGATGTCCAGCCAGGTCTGGAGCATCGACGCCTCGTCGAAGATCTGCCTCAGCTCAGGCGCGGAGAACTGGTCCCCAAACAGCTCGTAGTCGAAGATGTGTGCCGGCACCGCTAGGGAACCCGGAGGGGGGCTACCCCCCCCTTCCGGACCTCCCCCCCGCTGTTCGAGCGCGGCGGGTTCGGCCATGCCGTGAGGCAGGCCACCCGCCGCGCGAGGCCCGAGTCGGTTGCGCGGGCCGGGTACCCGCGAAGCGGGTGCGCGCTCGAAGGGCATTACTCCGACACACTCCTAGCTCCGTCGCCCGGCGAGGAAGTGGAAGTGCAGGTGGGAGACGACCTGCCCGCCCTCGGGCCCGCAGTGACAGTTCACCCGGTAGCCGCGCTCGGCGAAGCCCTTCGCCTCGCCGAGGCGTCTGGCGACAGCGAAGCAGCGCCCGACCAGCGGGAGGTCGCGCTCCTCGAGGGTCGAGATCGCCTCGACGTGGCGCTTGGGGATGATCAGCAGGTGGACGGGCGCCTTCGGATAGATGTCCTTGAAAGCCAGGACCTCGTCGTCCTCGTACTCGATCTCGGCGGCGCTCTGGCGTGCCACGATCTTGCAGAAGAGGCACTCGGGTGTCATGCCGTGGCCGTCACCTCAGCGCGGCTTTACCTCGATTTTCCCCACGCGCCTGATCGCGTCGGCCAGCATCCGGGCATCCTTGTCCCAGAACTTCTGGAACTCCGGCGCGTCCAGGTACGCGACCGGCGTCTCGAGCTTGGCCATCGCCGCCTTGAAATCTGGATCCTGAACGGCCTGCCTGGCCGCCTCGCGTAGGACCTTCATGGTGTGATCCGCTGTGCCTCGGGGCGCAAAGACCCCCGCCCAGATGTAGAACTCGATGTCGTACCCCAGCTCCTTGAACGTCGGGAGATCCGCCAGCGCGGCGACCCGCTTGGCTCCCCACCCGGCCAGCGGGCGGAGCTTCCCGGCCTTGATGTGAGGGAGGACCACCGCAGGCCCGGACGCCAGGGCGTCAACGTGGCCGCCGAGGATGGCGGTGAGCGCCGGCCCGGCCCCGGCGTACGGGACATGCTTGAGCTTGATGCCAGCGGCGTGCGTGAGCATCTCGGTGGCCATGTGAAGCGTCCCGTACACTCCGGAGGACGAGAAGGAGATCTCGCCCGGGCGCCTCTTCGCGTCCTCGACGAACTCCTTCACGCTCTTCCAGGGGCGATCGGCATGGACGACCAGGATCGTGGGATCCGCCGAGATCAGCGCGATCGGGACGAGCTGGTCCATCGTGTAGGCCGGCTTCCGGTCGAAGAGCTTGTCGGCTTCGGGGATGATCGAGATGCTGGAGAGAGACAGGAGGAGCGTATAGCCGTCGGGCTTGCTGTTCGCGACGAACGACATCCCGACCGCGCCCGCGGCGCCGGTCTTGTTCACGACGACCACGGGGTTCTTGAGGACTTTCTCCATGGCGGCGGCCACCGGGCGCGCGGTGAGGTCCGCCACGCCGCCGGGCGGGAACGGCGCGACCAGCGTGATCGGACGGCTCGGGAACGGCTCCTGGGCCTGGAGCGCCGGGGGCAGCAGCACGGCCGCCGTCAGCAGCACGGCCAGCAAGCGGATGCTCATGGGGTCTCCTCCTCTGCCAGATCAGGTTTTCTCTCAAGGCCGAAGCTCTGCCGCCAGTCTACTCCCCCGGCCAGGAGCGGCCGGAGGCTCAGGAGCAGGAGCCCGAGCCCGACGAGCAGCATGGCGGAGGCGATCGGCCGGTTGGCAAAGATCGCGTAATTTCCGGACGACATGGCCAGCGACTGGCGAAAGCTCATCTCGAGCATCGGGGCCAGCACCAGGCCGAGGACGATCGGCGCGGTCTCGAAGTCGAACTTGCGCAGCAGGTAGCCGAGCGCGCCCATGGCCGTCATGATCCAGACATCCACGACGCTCCCGTTCACCGCGTAAACGCCGAGGACGCAGAAGACGAGGATCGCGGGATAGAGGATCGGGTACGGGATCCGGAGCAGGTTCACGAAGAGCCCCACCATCGGCAGGTTCAGGATCAGGAGCACGACGTTCCCCACGTACATGCTGGCGATGAAGCCCCAGAACAGCTCCGGCTGCTGCTTGATGAGAAGCGGGCCCGGGGAGATCCCGTGAACCATCATCGCCGCCAGCATCACAGCCGGGATCGGTCCCGACGGGACGCCCAGCGCCAGCATCGGCACGAAC from Candidatus Rokuibacteriota bacterium encodes the following:
- a CDS encoding insulinase family protein; its protein translation is MRCTRGPILYSPMPGGIQRIGRRTFLLTLAALGLPRPPLGAPAAAPAVVRERAASGLTVLVRENPTAPVVAVSLQVRMGRRWERPETAGISNLLQQVLVKGTTRRSALEIAEAGEGIGGSLGASGDTDFSEIRGTALARHWRELLELIADVALRPTFPPGEIESERRPILSQIQSRQDQPFPFALDTLLQTLYGPHPYGLPGLGLRDIVERLDQAALLAHYRRHYRGDRMVLAVSGQVPARAVLDEVSRIFGDLAGGTGEADPPQPIRPPEPSRRVVERPAAQAQVLFGYLVPALTHTDYPAVKVLSALLGGGMAARLFAELRDRQGLAYVVGAFYPSRRDASHFVIHMGTAPANLARAEEGIAREVERIRTEPASPEEVRRAKAYLLGALALDRRTNAREAWYMAFFEVEGVGHDFLDRYVARVEAVTSDDIRRVAQTYLASPTIVALRPSPR
- the purB gene encoding adenylosuccinate lyase — its product is MPAHIFDYELFGDQFSAPELRQIFDEASMLQTWLDIEAALAEAEAAVGLIPASAAAEIRSKAKLELLDLGAVKRGLAETVHPLVPLIRELARVAGPAGEYVHWGATTQDILDTGLVLQLKAAYRVFRGDLVALIECLADLAQRHRDTVMAGRTHGQHALPITFGFKVAVWVAECLRHRERLDQSAPRVLVGQLAGAVGTLAGFGARAREVQQFTLERLGLGVPPVAWHTARDSVAEFVGLAGLIGATLGKMANEVMVLQRTEMAEVEEPFTHGKVGSSTMPHKRNPAHSERVVAISRLLRQPAAAALDAMVQLNERDTSASRTDWFLVPESACLLGAALRWSLHIFRGLTVRPDRMAKNLDLLGGMLCSEAVMLRLGETLGRQTAHDVVYEAAMAAYEKDLSFRELLLGDPRVAGRLGPEQLDRLLEPDRYLGQAREFVDEVVARAKRRMSGSDPERGPA
- a CDS encoding histidine triad nucleotide-binding protein; this encodes MTPECLFCKIVARQSAAEIEYEDDEVLAFKDIYPKAPVHLLIIPKRHVEAISTLEERDLPLVGRCFAVARRLGEAKGFAERGYRVNCHCGPEGGQVVSHLHFHFLAGRRS
- a CDS encoding tripartite tricarboxylate transporter substrate binding protein; the protein is MSIRLLAVLLTAAVLLPPALQAQEPFPSRPITLVAPFPPGGVADLTARPVAAAMEKVLKNPVVVVNKTGAAGAVGMSFVANSKPDGYTLLLSLSSISIIPEADKLFDRKPAYTMDQLVPIALISADPTILVVHADRPWKSVKEFVEDAKRRPGEISFSSSGVYGTLHMATEMLTHAAGIKLKHVPYAGAGPALTAILGGHVDALASGPAVVLPHIKAGKLRPLAGWGAKRVAALADLPTFKELGYDIEFYIWAGVFAPRGTADHTMKVLREAARQAVQDPDFKAAMAKLETPVAYLDAPEFQKFWDKDARMLADAIRRVGKIEVKPR